One part of the Methanomethylovorans hollandica DSM 15978 genome encodes these proteins:
- a CDS encoding ATP-dependent helicase: MSQLNTGQSKAVSYTSGPLLILAGPGSGKTLTITQKVLKLINDGISPDRILALTFSEKAAGEMQNRIENDIGVGTGITVSTFHSFCNDLIREFSLDLGINRGTRLISKEHSHVWGTKNIDLFGFDHITLPSKPTDLITSLLEGVSQFHDHLIPPEELETYVSTSLTSGATLTDDETDQLLKLGDLAKFYYHYQQYKWKNNFIDYDDMIHLACNLLENNLFVKNKIGSRYDHILVDEFQDTNYAQLHLIHLMANGGNLTCVADDDQCIYRFRGAYLSNISQLKTFYPSLEKVTLDVNYRSTEQIVDISQQLIEINPEREQKNLVSSNGVGELIKVVKAPDDESEAEWVAGEVKRLVEKEGIEPRDIYILTRKRDDGRKFSEALRLQMIPVEDVGRLQLTYFPVIQEALAYMRIVSDPFNNGISFAKVLSREGVKEQNLQKINITARQLARNNNAIGDGIYEVLLNHLDNINIDQKDLVSSIITRIQELIVHKKNHVPSDTLKHLLIEKTDLYRSALQEDTRISRKNIEVLNALVRMVEDLELIGGGSEFEEVMEHMALVFDMDIEDGEAGDENTVKIMTIHQSKGKEAKAVFVCDMAARHLPLQHQKKTFTVPLKLAKGVQRGVEEKVLHLEEERRLAYVAMTRAKEKLYLVFPEKYLVNSNASKPSQFLEDIDHTQNTLVEMIDATASTGQYGLTANSPLQLKMNEYEAMVSMYARQGQLKQALESLLVLAQLRELEQSGDPANFDMHRFMQVTLKDPTELQDLIDDRLPALVDPAMRFSASKIKEYIDCPLKFKYNNILHIPTPHKTHLKVGTGMHAIYEEMARQKMQGKTPLISDAMKMLDDTWDGSVFPSATQEKQEHSKMEQMLEFWFQFEQTNPNETVAIEERFDLSINGSPFTGFIDRLDRTPVGDYIVIDYKTNKTPYTKNELKEDVQIALYCLAVKEKYGKLPVKAGHLYVHPNVAKLTLIDIEAKNVDAVLEKVKGAVEGILDEDFELKVQPNCYFCDYKGICEWK; the protein is encoded by the coding sequence ATGTCTCAACTAAATACCGGTCAATCAAAAGCAGTATCTTATACTTCTGGTCCCCTGCTTATTCTTGCAGGCCCCGGATCCGGGAAAACATTAACAATAACACAGAAAGTACTGAAACTGATCAATGATGGAATATCTCCGGACAGGATACTTGCTCTCACGTTTTCAGAAAAAGCAGCTGGAGAAATGCAGAACCGAATAGAAAACGACATTGGAGTTGGCACTGGTATTACGGTCTCAACATTCCATTCTTTCTGCAATGATCTTATTCGAGAGTTCTCACTGGATCTGGGTATCAATCGAGGGACAAGGCTCATTTCAAAGGAACATTCCCATGTATGGGGTACAAAGAACATTGATCTATTTGGGTTTGACCATATTACCCTTCCTTCCAAACCCACAGACCTTATCACAAGTCTTCTGGAAGGTGTTTCACAGTTCCATGATCATCTTATCCCTCCTGAAGAACTTGAAACATACGTTTCCACTTCTCTTACATCCGGTGCTACTCTTACAGACGATGAAACTGACCAACTGCTTAAACTCGGAGATCTTGCAAAATTCTACTATCATTATCAGCAATACAAATGGAAGAATAATTTCATCGACTATGATGATATGATACACCTTGCCTGTAATCTGCTGGAGAACAACCTTTTTGTAAAAAACAAAATAGGAAGCCGTTATGACCACATCCTGGTAGATGAATTCCAGGATACTAATTATGCACAGCTGCATCTTATTCATCTCATGGCCAACGGGGGAAATCTTACCTGTGTGGCAGACGATGACCAGTGCATCTACAGGTTCAGAGGTGCATATCTCTCAAATATCAGCCAGCTAAAAACTTTCTATCCTTCTCTCGAGAAGGTTACCCTGGATGTGAATTATAGATCTACTGAACAGATCGTGGATATTTCTCAGCAGCTCATCGAGATAAATCCGGAGAGAGAACAAAAGAACCTTGTCTCCAGTAATGGTGTCGGTGAACTGATAAAGGTAGTCAAAGCTCCTGATGACGAAAGTGAAGCTGAGTGGGTTGCAGGAGAAGTAAAAAGGCTTGTGGAAAAAGAAGGCATTGAGCCTCGGGACATTTACATCCTTACACGCAAAAGAGATGATGGCAGAAAGTTCAGTGAAGCCCTGAGGCTGCAGATGATACCAGTAGAGGATGTTGGAAGGTTACAGCTGACCTATTTCCCTGTCATCCAGGAAGCACTTGCATATATGAGAATAGTATCTGACCCTTTCAATAACGGGATTTCATTTGCAAAGGTGTTATCAAGGGAAGGAGTAAAAGAGCAAAATCTGCAGAAGATCAACATTACGGCAAGGCAGCTTGCCCGGAATAATAATGCTATAGGTGACGGGATATACGAAGTTCTCCTGAACCATCTCGATAATATCAACATCGACCAAAAGGACCTTGTATCTTCTATCATCACCAGAATTCAGGAACTGATAGTGCATAAAAAGAATCATGTGCCTTCTGATACCCTGAAGCATCTACTCATAGAAAAGACAGACCTGTATCGTTCTGCATTACAGGAAGATACCAGAATATCCCGAAAGAACATCGAAGTATTGAACGCTCTTGTAAGAATGGTTGAAGACCTTGAACTGATCGGTGGAGGTTCAGAATTTGAAGAGGTCATGGAACACATGGCACTGGTCTTTGACATGGATATCGAGGATGGGGAAGCAGGAGACGAGAACACTGTAAAGATAATGACCATCCATCAGTCCAAAGGTAAAGAAGCAAAAGCAGTTTTCGTATGTGATATGGCTGCACGGCATTTACCATTACAGCATCAGAAGAAAACATTTACTGTACCGTTGAAGCTAGCAAAAGGAGTACAGCGGGGTGTAGAAGAGAAAGTGCTGCACCTTGAAGAAGAAAGAAGGCTTGCTTATGTGGCCATGACCCGGGCAAAAGAGAAGTTGTATCTGGTCTTCCCTGAAAAGTATCTGGTAAATTCTAATGCTTCAAAGCCAAGCCAGTTCCTGGAAGATATCGATCATACACAGAACACGCTTGTGGAAATGATCGATGCAACTGCAAGTACGGGACAATACGGACTTACAGCAAATTCTCCTCTGCAGCTTAAGATGAACGAGTATGAGGCCATGGTAAGCATGTATGCCAGACAAGGGCAGCTGAAGCAGGCCCTGGAATCCCTGCTTGTACTGGCGCAGTTAAGGGAGCTGGAACAAAGTGGAGATCCTGCAAATTTTGATATGCATAGATTCATGCAGGTCACTTTGAAGGATCCCACTGAACTGCAGGACCTTATTGATGACAGGTTACCTGCTCTGGTCGATCCTGCCATGAGATTCTCGGCATCAAAAATAAAAGAATATATTGATTGTCCGCTGAAGTTCAAGTACAACAATATTTTACATATACCCACTCCGCACAAAACACATCTGAAGGTGGGTACCGGGATGCATGCTATTTATGAGGAAATGGCAAGGCAGAAGATGCAAGGTAAGACACCACTAATCTCTGATGCTATGAAAATGCTTGATGATACCTGGGATGGCTCGGTCTTCCCATCGGCTACCCAGGAAAAACAAGAACATAGTAAAATGGAACAGATGTTAGAATTCTGGTTCCAGTTCGAGCAGACAAATCCAAATGAAACTGTCGCAATAGAGGAACGTTTTGACCTTTCCATAAATGGATCGCCATTCACGGGTTTCATAGACAGGCTGGACAGGACACCTGTCGGCGATTATATTGTTATCGATTACAAGACGAATAAGACACCGTACACAAAGAACGAACTTAAGGAAGACGTGCAGATCGCCCTTTATTGTCTGGCAGTGAAAGAAAAGTACGGAAAACTGCCTGTTAAAGCAGGTCACTTGTATGTGCATCCCAATGTGGCTAAACTGACCCTTATAGATATCGAGGCTAAGAATGTCGATGCGGTCCTTGAAAAGGTAAAAGGGGCTGTTGAAGGGATACTGGATGAGGACTTTGAGCTGAAGGTCCAGCCGAACTGCTATTTCTGTGATTATAAGGGGATATGCGAGTGGAAGTAA
- a CDS encoding tetratricopeptide repeat protein, giving the protein MQPKSAEEWHEKACLLLKLKQYEEAIQAFDKSKSSESDSSTTLYGKGIAYFNSHRYDEAINCLEKSICIIPFNHRALFALSSAYLRAGNLEKSIEYSSKATVLRPDIPQYRMNTANAFFLLEKYEESIDFLNKVLLLDQGNYVAWSWKGAAHLKNDQPKEANYSIERALSINPMHSDSLFCKGYILSKEHRCEEALEYFDQALNLDPTNVKALTKRGFVLSHLSRHKEAMESIEKAISLNWGNSKSWYYKGIAHLNAGEHEKAVEAFNTSLEIKPGVPRVMRSRSCVMSKLGKESDAKIDANIEDTILYDDLMETYECEIKILE; this is encoded by the coding sequence ATGCAGCCTAAAAGTGCTGAGGAATGGCATGAAAAAGCATGTTTACTTCTGAAACTCAAACAATATGAAGAAGCTATTCAGGCCTTTGACAAATCCAAAAGTTCAGAATCAGATTCATCAACTACACTTTACGGAAAAGGTATTGCCTACTTTAACTCTCACAGGTACGACGAGGCTATTAACTGCTTAGAGAAATCAATATGTATTATACCCTTTAACCACAGGGCTCTTTTTGCACTAAGCTCTGCTTATTTGAGGGCAGGCAACCTTGAAAAGTCTATAGAGTATTCAAGCAAGGCTACCGTACTGAGACCAGATATCCCACAATATAGAATGAATACAGCAAATGCATTTTTCCTTTTAGAAAAATACGAGGAATCAATAGATTTCCTCAATAAGGTGCTTTTACTGGATCAGGGAAATTACGTTGCATGGTCATGGAAAGGAGCAGCCCATCTCAAAAATGATCAGCCAAAAGAAGCCAATTATTCAATTGAAAGAGCTTTATCCATTAATCCGATGCATTCTGATTCATTGTTCTGCAAAGGATATATCCTTTCAAAAGAACATCGTTGTGAAGAGGCTTTGGAATATTTCGATCAAGCACTGAACTTAGACCCAACTAATGTAAAAGCACTGACAAAGAGAGGCTTCGTACTATCTCATCTTTCAAGACACAAAGAAGCTATGGAATCAATTGAGAAAGCAATTTCTCTTAACTGGGGAAATTCCAAGAGCTGGTACTACAAAGGAATAGCACATCTTAACGCCGGAGAGCATGAGAAAGCTGTTGAAGCTTTTAACACTTCTCTGGAAATCAAACCCGGTGTGCCAAGAGTAATGCGTTCAAGATCATGCGTAATGTCAAAGCTTGGGAAAGAATCAGATGCAAAAATAGATGCTAACATAGAGGATACAATTCTCTACGATGATCTGATGGAAACCTATGAGTGTGAGATTAAAATTCTAGAATAA